From the genome of Dermochelys coriacea isolate rDerCor1 chromosome 1, rDerCor1.pri.v4, whole genome shotgun sequence:
GTCCTGGACAGTAGGAGAATAATGAGCATACACACTCAATTCTGTGGCTCACTTTGTAAGAAAAGCATTCTCTCATGGaactctctctcctcccaacaacccctccccccccatggacCAATTCTCAGTtcttggcagaaaaaaaaaaattgcttccgTCCAAGGATACCTGTGAAACCTCaattacgtttaaaaaaaaaaagtagtgagtAAACATGGTAGAATCAACTGGATAAGAAGCATATAGCATAGCAACTGGCCCTCCCAAAAGAGCCAATTTAGATACAAAAAATTGCACTGCTGTGTGCTTCCTTTTCCAGATTACTCAGGCGAGTTCCAAGTTGTCCAGACTGCAAAACAAAGGCAGGTTTTAGGATGCAGAGTTTTCCTGTTTAGTTAGAAAGGGGGAAGGGTTTAAGAATGGACAGATCTGATCAAAATAGGACGTCaccaagtgtttttaaaaaaaaaaaaaaaagccaaagaaatgACTATTTAGATGAAAAAACTGCAGTAACGCAGTCAGTCAACTTCATTCCCAGTACTAGTGTAGCCTACTACAGTAACCTACACTGGAGCATTCAGGGTCAGTGGCCTTTGCATCACAGGAGTCAAGAGTCCTAAATGACATCCATGATCCCACAGACCAGTATTCTGGACAAATACATAGCTTATTTGGTTCTCTCCAGAATTACAGTCCTTTCGAAGCAAGCAGCAGCATGGACTTTCCCAAAACAAGATGTATTTGCCAACAGCCAACTCACTGGTGTCAGAAGGCTAATCCAGAACACATTTTAGCTTTCCGGGGAGAGAACAAAAGAAAGCTATGTCTGATACTCTGACAGATGGGATGGCAGACCAGGTAGAAATAGTACAAGTGATATGAAGGAACGTGCAGACATACAAACCTcaagtttaaaatatattcagtacTCAGAAGTGTGCGTTTAACAGCATGGGTAAGGCACAATGGCAGATACAACACAGCTCCGCCAATGCACCTAAATTCTGACTTATAGCCTgcctcctgctattccagccctggatCCCCACACGCAGCTCTGCTGGCGAACCTCACAACTgacctgcagcagctccaggcttTTCATGCTCAAACACTGACTGCTGGATGGAGGGAGCATTTATACACCCAAAGCCTTATTTGCACTGATGATCTTGAGAGTCACAGGTTTTACTAGCCTTTCACCTCTTGAGCAAACTTGTGataccccagtgcacctccatACACATGGAACTGAACAATAAAAAAGGCATTTGAGAAGGAATGGCTATTCTTACTTATGCAAGATCTAattaaataattttccctctgatgtGTGCTACTAACATAGTATAAATTACACTTCAGATGGCTGCCTTGGAAAACAAGTGGCAAAGACAGCAATAAATACTTCATCTTCATACATCACAGCTGAATATGTCCTCATTCGCTGCATTAAGGAGGGCTTGCAGTAGATCTGCTTGGCATCTCTTCCCGTCTTCTGTAATTCTTCAGAACACTGTATATGCCACTCACCAAGAACACCAGCGATATGGCTGCAAAGTAACTAGCGTAGATCATGAACTGCAGAGTGGGAGAAAAAAACTGGTAAGTTAAAGGTTAGCAAATCCACTCCTCTCCATCTTatatgaaaggaaaaatatttttcttttttttttttttttaaaaataggattggTGAATGAAGTATGCTGCACCTAGTTCATTATCTGGATTTATCACTACTTTAATTAGAACTGGGGAAAGACTCCAGACAAATGGAGTTTAGTCTCCAAGGCTGCTTACCTAAAAGGAACCAATGCCACAGCATGCACACAGAAAAATCTTTCACTGAACTAACCAGGAACTTCACTTGCACAGGGCTCCAGGAACATGTCTAATGAATAGTGGCAGCCCAGTTCTCCCACACACCTGTGCCTCAAACCCTGTCCCAATGGGGTGAGATGGAAGCTCAGCCTCCATCCTTGACTAGTCAGAGAAAATTAACAAGGCAGTCAACAGGTGCTAAGTGTGGTTGTGGTTTTGTAACATGGACACAACTGTCTGCTGATAACAAAACTgacactttctttttcttccctctccacaCACAAGGTCACAAAGcacattatgcaaaaagaaaaggagtacttgtggcaccttagagactaaaatttatttgagcataagcttttgtgagctacagctcacttcatcagatgcatccgatgaagtgagctgtagctcacgaaagcttatgctcaaataagtttgttaatctctaaggtgccaaaagtactccttttctttttgcaaatacagactaacacggctgctactctgaaacctgtcattaagcagGTTACGGAACACCCTCTGAACAGCAATAACCTGGACCAGAATCACAAACAGATGACAGAGGCAGGAGAGAGGCTCCACATCCTGATTTACAtcctttccttcttccccagTTAGTAAAGATAAAGCAGTGATCTTACCTGTGTGAATATGTTTAGCCCAAGACCACTGGAGTCAACAACAATCAAGGTGAGCAAAGTCTGCAGAGCCAAGGCAATGAAAGTATTGATACCAAACACCAGAGCATACCGCTCCATGCTTAGATTGGTAGCGATTTGGAACCTAAGCAGAAAGACAAAGGGAGAAATGTGAATacaggaggaaaagggaagaaggaatctTTCAGGGTGAAACAATATTTAGATAAGCAAGCTATGCAGGTTGAAAAGTTAGTTCATAAACTGGCTATACATTTCCATCATTTGGCACTGTGATCGTATCacatctcacaagctaagcagggtcaCAGCGGGCTACCACTGGGGAAACTGTCACAGGGAAACCCCAACTGCTGCAGAAAAGAGTTTCAGATGTTCAATAAGTTGCATTCTTTatctgagtcagtactgaaatATTCTCTCCTAGTACCTGCATAGCACTGTGCCATTGGAAGGGGCCATCTTTCAGAAAAGATGCAAAAAACCCATTAGCACGGGGTGTATGCACTCCATGTTGGCCCAGCAACTTAAGGGTTAATACAGGCACTGCCAACCACTGCTGACTGGCAGTCTCACAGCAGCTAGGGGGGATACaagggctgggaagcagggactaTAAGAGGAGTAAGCAGGCTGGAGAAAGGAGCTCCTGTCAGCAAACGTCTAAAGAGCTGCCCAGGGATGAAAGGACCAACCCCCGTGGTACCTGAGAACAAAGAGGGTATTCAGATTCCTGGGCACCAGAAAGACTGACAGCCCCACTGAGCTGACTGAGCTGGGCCCATGCCCTGCTAGGCCAGAAGGGGGCACCTTTGCACTGACTCACACCCTCCTCCTTTAAGGAGGAGACTTGTTATTGGTTGTCTTGGCTCGATTCCAATTTGTCCTACTGAGGAAAACTCCCTCTGCAGGTTCCAGTGGGacagagactttttccattggaccatatgaactggaacaataaactcactgaacattaaatctcaccaaatgaaggtaaatccatcctcatatCCACTCATACTCCACACCTGACCATAACCATTATAtgaacataccctcatatctcaatggcTGTATTTTGACCCGCTAACCTATTACCCCCAGTTGGGGATAttacagattatgtattccttacgccatctGATTCTAAACCGAACtgcacaccccttgataatctgtacattATTCCCCGATAACCAGAAATTTCTAcacttaaactctgtactgttttatttttattttatcatcttAATAAAAATTCTTAAATCTTTCCTTCACTTCCTAGCTAACCTGTGCTATAGTGTTTGATTAAAAAGTTGCTGCACTCCACAAGTGACATAATATTATCTCATCTCATCTTCCTTCTTGTATGTCTAAGCTTTGATCATATATTATTGACATAGCACttacccctcttcccctccctatgGCTTCACTCAAACAATGTTTATGGAAAGACATTTCACTGACAGGCAGCACTACCCAGTATTTATAAACAATGACTTTAGTATCACAAAACCTCTGTTCTATTCCCAAGGTCTGCCACTGAACTGCAGGCAATTTGTCAAAGCTCAAGTGTAAAGAACTTCAAGATCCTTGCACAAAAGGCACTGCCTACATGCAAAGCATTAAGCCAGTTTTGAGACAGACAACAATAGTcttatcaagttttttttttttaattaaaatacctACGTTGCTATTGTGATGAGCAGCATATAGACAATTCTGAAGATTATATATGAGGCGTAACACACCCAGATGTTACGAACAGTGTCCATGACATATACAGCAGCAGCAATGAGGAGGGAGAACAGGGCCAATGCCACCTCACCCCAGGTAGCCCAAGATACTTTTACGTATCCCACAGCAAATACAGCAACAGCTCCTATAAgtagaaaggaaaacaatatGCAAATTAATAGTTCCTCAGACATTCAGCTTAAGCCTTCTGTGTATTAGATTAAGAGAAACCAATGTCTAAATATATGAGACGGGCATGAGGGGAGCTCCACTATtgtgcatatatttaaaaaaaaaaatcagaaattgtaGGGCTGCAAAGAAGCTTGAGAGGCCATCAAGTCTAACCCCctgcctgacaggtgtttgtctaaccagttcctaaaaacttccagtgatggggattccacaacctcccttggaagcctattccagagcttaactacccttagagttagatgcatccgacgaagtgagctgtagctcacgaaagcttatgctctaataaatttgttagtctctaaggtgccacaagtactccttttcttttagagttagaaagtttttcctaatatctaacctaaatctccctggctgcagactAGACCTATTACCTCTTGTCCTAttttcagtggatatggagaacaactgatcgcTGTCCTAATATATTTGAAGTCTTATCAGGCTCCCCCCagcttctcaagactaaacatgcccagtttgtttaacctttcctcatagatcaggttttctaaaccttctatcgtttttgttgctcttctcttgactttctaatttgtccacatctttcctgaagtatgGTGCCTAGAACCAAATACAGTATTtcatctgaggcctcaccaatgtcaagtaCAGCCGGACAATTACCTTCCATGTCTTAGATTCAagactcctgttaatacatcacAGAATATTACGGATTtttttcacaactacatcacaTAATTGATtcatattccatttgtgatccactatcaccTCCAGgatcttttcagcagtacaaccACTTGGTCAGTAATCCttaattttgtaattgtgcatttgagaTTTTTcctcctaagtgaagtatttgtctttattaaatttcatcttgttgatttcagatcagttCCCCAATTTgtaaaggtcattttgaattctaatcctgtcccccgGAGTGCTAGAAGATCTCtgttggtgtcatctgcaaattttataaggacactctccaagtcattaatgaaaatattgactagtaccaagACACAGGACTGGCCCCCATGGGATATCCTCTCAGTTTggcagtgaaccattgataactactttgagtatggtctttcaaccagctgtacaCCCACCCTACAACAATTTCATCTCGACCACattttccttagtttgcttatgtaAATGACatttgggactgtgtcaaaacccATATTAAAATCAAGAGTAGGATTCTCAACAGTACTCATCATTGGACTAATTGATCTCtacttgaagtcagtggtaaactCCTActagacttcaatgggaataaaGTCAAGCCAGTACCAAatgcttttgcaaatcccaccctAGCTCTGCGAGCGAGCAACCCTAGTGCCCCAGACTGTAGCTGATTCACTCGTCCTCATACGATCTTCCGGCTCAGACCCAAGTGAGCTATTCTGATCCCATCATCAGGAGGTACTGTACTCTAGCAGTCAGGTTTGTTCTGTTACTTATTTAAACTTGGCCGAGCACTATGGAGGCAGGTGGTCAAATGGTTAAGGCAGAGAGATGGGAATTAACCTGCTGGGTTCTGTGTCTAGAAAGTGATGATCTGTATGGGGGCCAAGTCTCTTATGATctagggggggagggatagctcagtggtttgagcattgatctgctaaacccagggttgtgagttcaatcctcgagggggccattttgggatctggggcaaaaattggggattggtcctgctttgagcagggggttggactagatgacctcctgaggtcccttccaactctgatattctatgattctagtcctcagaggtgctgagcaacctgTTCCCACTGAACCTCAGGcaagtgctcaacacctctggggaagggaaggaatacAAGGTCATTAATAttcattgcctcagtttccaccaACTAGGTTAGGAGGGTGATACTGCATTAGGCACCTTAGCTGTGTATCATTTAGTGCTCCTTTGAGTGAACACATTAGAGTAGTATTAAAAGTATCCCCCACAGCTGTGACAAAGAATGTCCAGTAGACTTCTGTTACACAAAAGTTTTTCACTTATGCCTTACCTGACCCTTTCAGTCAAGCAAGGCCTTTGGCAACTGAGGTTACAGGGCAGACTACTTTGAGGTTCACAAGTTTCTTCCAATACTTCCAACTAAAAACAGCGGTACCTCAGTCTGTTTGAGCAATAAAGTCATAGATCCTCAACTGCATTTAAACTGGCAATCATGTTAACACCTAACTATACATAGGGAGTCTGTCGTACATCCGGAGAGTTTTGTTAACCATTCCAGAGCTGCAACTGCTTTGGGAGGGTCCTGTAACACTGCACATCACAGGTAGAAAGACCAGGTATTTCCACATTTCAATACCTACCTCTTGGATTACAAAATCAGCGCAGTGCAGCTGAGTCACCTTTAGACATTACACATGAAACCCACCCAATGAAAATTTAATTCAGTGTCATTCTTTCGCCTGTACATGCTAGGAAGCACTGCAACATCAGACCTGTTTTGGCAATACTGAGTTTGAAGGACGTAACATGCTAGTTCTATGGTTTGATATAGTGTTTAGATGCCTTGTGACATGCACCCTTTGAAACTGGAGTTTAGTAGGTAGCTTACCTAGTAACGTAGAAACTGCCTCCACGCCACCATTATAGATCTTGAAGTTCTGAGAAGGCAGCACCATTTCCCACAAGCCTTGCGTGTAGTTTATTACCTGGAAGTAGCCACAAGTTGAGAATGCCCACCACACAGACCAGCAGAGCATAGGCCGGGAGGAATAGCACTGCAGGAAGTCCCGCCATAGCTCTTTGAGCACCTTTGAGATATCCACTTTCTGCTCCtgcacagactttaaaaaaaaaaaataataatatcatCCCATTTCTGAATGATTCATCTTATTCCACAAATGAACTTACCACTGGCAGGAAGTTCCAGAGCAATAGCCCTGCATACACCACAACTCAGTCTGTCACAGAGTAGGCAACAAAGCATCCCCAGACTGTCCCAGCGACACGTTTTCCCACCTAACCCTGCATGGGTGAAAAAATAGTTCATTCTCCATGGTCTATATAAACCTTGGCCTCTGCGCTCTAAGGGCCAATTTACTGCTAGTTGTGGTGGAGGTGAGACTGATTTTCTGCTCCCCACCCTATTTGCTAGGAACTGGACAGAGGCCACCAActtatttcacacaggccacagaaccatCAAACAGCTTCAAGTcattgccaatctgacctggattTGAGCCAGAGATCAAGTAGAAAGAGTTTGAGAGCAACCACGGAAGTTTTCCCAAGCAGGTATTTGGAAGTTTCCCACAAAACCAGTTTTCAGAGATTACAATTATTCAGATTAGTGGTCCCATTACATAGCTTCATACCCCGTTTATCAAGAGATGCAATATAATTACATAGGTGAAAAGGCTCAGACAATCATAGATATGTTGTCTGGAGGAGATCTGAAGAGTGATGGAGACTCTATGGAGCAAAGATAGAAGAAGGTTGTTTCAGAcataggagctgcagagcagaagTTTCTTGCAACCACAATTGCTGGATTGCGTGAAGAAAAAGAAACTTACGGTCTCTTCTCATGCAGCTCACCTAGAATGAGGTTGGATAGAGAAGTTCCAGGGAGAGATTTTTGTAAGTGTTTACCTTGGGTGGGAAGAGCAGAAGTTAATTATCCATCAGAGAGGCTGGTTACTTTACTATCTAATGTGTAATTATATTCCCTACTGCTTTATGTGAACAGCACCAGAGAAAATAAGTACTAGCTTGCTTTGTAATAGAGATGCTAGATTTCAGACTACTTGGTTCAGTAGCAGATCTAGCAACTCCTCatgccaaattaaattaatagttgCAGGAGTTGTACAGAGTAATTCATCTTGTACCAAGACACTGCAGGGTTCTTCCCAAAACCATTAAGGGTCATATCAGCACCATTAGGATTTCTCCTCCCCAAACCCCCTGCAATGGACATCAGCAGCCCCTTATGCATGGAATGCCCTTCCTGAACTAGTTTGTGAAGCTCCTGTTCTGTCCTTCAAATCAGTCCTCAAAACCCGTTCTACTGTGATGCCTATTAGCAACTGGAGGCTTTATATCaagttaaatgtattaaaaaaaaaatgttgagaatGTTAAGGTTGAGAAGTCAAGTccctgaaagttaggaaatgcgaTTTTTATGGCggtctgtgcaatcttaattttaCCCTCTTGTACAACCATTCTgtacactgaatgaagcaggggtcctgtggtgggttgggggggaggagaagagaaaccAGTATACAATCATGCAATTAGACATTATCATAATGCATCCACacaagagggccaaattaaggttgcccaggcaATCATAAAACTGGCATTTCCCTACTTTTGAGTGCTGGACTCTGCAACCtaaataaataatgttatttTCATGTAATTTATATGCAATTTGAGGCGGGcggtttttttgtgtttgtttgttttttaaagataacCAAATTCTACTGTGGACAACCCTCCTCCCTGAATCATGCTATGCTGAATGTGAACGAGACTAGGTGTAGGAGGGGGATGTTAGCTTTCTGATGCAAAAAATACCTCACCGATGCCAGCTTAATGTTTACTGTATAAGGAGAGAGTAGTAATGACCAGTAATGACCAGCTTCTCTCACCTTTCAGGAATGACCAGGCTAGGGTTCTCAGATTCACATGAATTAATTCCCAAAAagaattttatctttatttctcttgtaaccatttctgactttaatgcctaaTATGTGTACTCAAAATCACTTTTAAACTAACCTAGgattgtgtttaaactgaattgtttggtaatCCCAAGTAGCAAAACTGTTGTACACTGACCCCTTACATGGGCAACAGACCTATAATATCTGGagtgtccaggagagggctgggcagtgaagaacatattttggggggaaatttgggactgggagtgtgttggggtcaacCTGCAAGTAACAATGAAGGCTGCTGGAAGCAAGAGTGTGACTGCAGTGTTGCTGACAGACTCCTGGGGTCAGAAGTACTGAACCAGGGTAGTGACTATATACAGACACTCAGGGGTGTGAtctgcatgctggcaggctgaTTATGAGTGACCCAAGATTGAAGAGCAAGCGGTGACatcccctcactggtctggattgtccCTCGGAATGCGATACAAATATCACCAACAACAATGCAAGAGCTTTCTCCTCTGTAGTTCCTAACATCTTTTCATCAGGCTGACTCTCCATCTCATTTCAAGTCCCTCCTGAAGGGCTTTTTTAATCCATGAGTCCTTTATCACTTACTGATCTTATGCCTGCACCATAGTGTATACACACAAGTGTCTACTGTGATTTACTGTCACTTATTATAAAGAATTTCAGCagagttaggaaaaaaaaaaaaaaaaaggtactctAAGATACTTCCAGGATCAAAAAAAATAGGACTAAGTTTGTTGCAGTCCAGTTACAGCAACCACATATGCCAAGTGGTAATAAGTTAATTATAGAACTGGGCAACTGGACAAATTTAAAATACTCCCACAGGCTATATTCTATTTAAAATACTCCCACAGGCTTGCATCAGAACTTAGTGCACACAACCCTAAATTCTTGTTCTGATTCAGTATCTTCCTGGTCAGATTAAATGATTAGCAAGTTCACCTGCAATAAAACTCTGTAGTTCCTCAGTTTTTCCTCTCACCAGGTTATTGAGGTGGCAGAGGCAAGCTGCATATTGTGATGCCATGGGGTGTATTAACTGCACTTTGGGCACCCATAAGGTTCTCACtacctccccccaaaaatgtttcatttcttaaATAACTGAATGGGAATTTATTAATTTCCTCTTTCATAATATAAAGCACTAGagaattttaaataaagtgaCCAGGTACCTGCAGGAATAATGCTCGACAtgtgtttttcaaagttcgggTCGCAACCCATTACTGGGTCacagcatgtaaggcactgggtcaccttgctcagcacccagggaccctagcagctccagtcagcactgccaactgggaCATCAAAAGTCCCGTCGgtagtgctgcccagctaaggcaggctagtgcctacctgctCCAACaccgtgctgcaccccagaagtgggtccagcttctaggcgggggggagggcccatggggctctgcacactgccccaccccaagcactggctccacactcccattggccaggagccggccaatgagagctgtgggggcagtgcctgtgggcgagagctgCTTgtgtgcctccgcctaggagccagacctgctgatgTCCGCTTCCATGGTGCCTCCCACACTCCGTGgtgcctcccacaccccaaccctctgccccagccctgagcccctcccacatccatcatccccagctccactgggtcatGGCATCAATTTTCTTTAATTAGGTCCCCAGAAATAAAAGTTTGACAACGACTGCACTACAATATTGCGTGATCAAAAAGAAGCCGGGAAAGCACTTTTCTGTGCCACACGTGGGTGAGGAGGTGGAGAGGGATACCTTTTGCTGTCGGGTAATTGAGACATACAGGTCACTACATATACAAGGTGGCCATGATAGTAACATGTTCCAAGGAAATGGAAGACAACAGCATGGCTTACCTGTGTCTCTGCAGAATGCTCTTCTACATTTAAGGGAACTTTCGATTCAATGTCTTCCCACCCAGGGACCCTTTTTAAGGCAGGATCATCTCGGATGACAGCTCCATTTTTACAATCTAGAACTTTCATCTCCCCTCTGGCCTGGCTTCTCAAGATGTGGTGAAAGAAAAGACTTTTCTGGGGCATTGGCAGAAACCAGGCTACGGCAAAAGCCACAGACACAGAGGTCAGGGAGATGACGTTCAAGCTGAACAGGGACCACTTGGCAACCGATACCAGAACCTGTCCACAGATGGAACCCACAGTGTAACCAACCAGAGTGGCACTTCGACAGTAGCTGGTGACTTTCTGGTACAAGTTCAAGTCCACAATGCTATAGATGTAAGAATAATAGGCAATCTCCGTAGCAGTCACCAATCCATAGAAGAACTCGAGGAACTGAATAGCTAGCAATCCTTGGGCGTAGAGCAGCATGAACCATGTCACTATAAGGCTCAGTCCCTGGAGAAGGATTACAGGTTTGTACCTGAGATAGTCTGTTGCAAGGAATACAGGAAACAGCAACACCAAATATGAGTAGGTCCATACTGGATAAATTTCATTGAAAACCTGTACAAAGAAAAGCAAGTCATTAACCAATCTACCTGGGAAAGTAAACTTTGTGTATTTGAAAGTTCAAAGGAAAAAGGATTCCTAAACACAGACATTTAAGAAACAGCTAGTAAAACCATTTCCCAGCAATGCCAACAATATACTGAACAAAATGCAACATCCCTCCCTTCTACCTCTAGTTAGTGCTGTACAGGGAACTAGAGGCAACAGTAGACTTGAGATTggatacttaaaataaaaatcttaaatttataCGTGTCATTCCATCCCCAGAATTCccagagtgcttcacaaatacaATAGTTTTCATCCACTAGTGAAATGCAACAGCTGTTTACCAGAACACCAGACTACTATATAGATGCTTAAATACTTGCATAAGGCTTCCCAGATGTAGATCACAGAGTACTTTACAGAAGTGGGTAAGTTACTTTGTAATGTATTTCTAAATCATTATACATTTTACATCCAAGGAaactgacttgtccaaagtcacataacagatcagtggcagaaccaggaacagaacccaggaggtCAGGATGCCAGACTACAATCCAGTATCCTAGCCACTAATTAAGTTAAGGCAAGTTTAGGTCTGAACCTGCAACTAGTACATTTGTTCATTCCTCCAAAGAAGAGGAACATTACTATTAATGTTATCAAAAAGTGATCATGCTTTACCACTCATTTGTTAGTGAAGAAATAGTAATAGCTGTTGCTTCTCTACTTTGCTTCTCTTACTACTTTGCCATGTCACCAACTGG
Proteins encoded in this window:
- the SLC19A2 gene encoding thiamine transporter 1 isoform X3, whose amino-acid sequence is MEARSGLRAPPGSGRAPRGRCWALPTALLCLYGFFASLRPSEPFLTRYLLGPDKNLTETQVFNEIYPVWTYSYLVLLFPVFLATDYLRYKPVILLQGLSLIVTWFMLLYAQGLLAIQFLEFFYGLVTATEIAYYSYIYSIVDLNLYQKVTSYCRSATLVGYTVGSICGQVLVSVAKWSLFSLNVISLTSVSVAFAVAWFLPMPQKSLFFHHILRSQEQKVDISKVLKELWRDFLQCYSSRPMLCWSVWWAFSTCGYFQVINYTQGLWEMVLPSQNFKIYNGGVEAVSTLLGAVAVFAVGYVKVSWATWGEVALALFSLLIAAAVYVMDTVRNIWVCYASYIIFRIVYMLLITIATFQIATNLSMERYALVFGINTFIALALQTLLTLIVVDSSGLGLNIFTQFMIYASYFAAISLVFLVSGIYSVLKNYRRREEMPSRSTASPP
- the SLC19A2 gene encoding thiamine transporter 1 isoform X2; protein product: MEARSGLRAPPGSGRAPRGRCWALPTALLCLYGFFASLRPSEPFLTRYLLGPDKNLTETQVFNEIYPVWTYSYLVLLFPVFLATDYLRYKPVILLQGLSLIVTWFMLLYAQGLLAIQFLEFFYGLVTATEIAYYSYIYSIVDLNLYQKVTSYCRSATLVGYTVGSICGQVLVSVAKWSLFSLNVISLTSVSVAFAVAWFLPMPQKSLFFHHILRSQARGEMKVLDCKNGAVIRDDPALKRVPGWEDIESKVPLNVEEHSAETQEQKVDISKVLKELWRDFLQCYSSRPMLCWSVWWAFSTCGYFQVINYTQGLWEMVLPSQNFKIYNGGVEAVSTLLGAVAVFAVGYVKVSWATWGEVALALFSLLIAAAVYVMDTVRNIWVCYASYIIFRIVYMLLITIATFQIATNLSMERYALVFGINTFIALALQTLLTLIVVDSSGLGLNIFTQFMIYASYFAAISLVFLVSGIYSVLKNYRRREEMPSRSTASPP
- the SLC19A2 gene encoding thiamine transporter 1 isoform X1 codes for the protein MEARSGLRAPPGSGRAPRGRCWALPTALLCLYGFFASLRPSEPFLTRYLLGPDKNLTETQVFNEIYPVWTYSYLVLLFPVFLATDYLRYKPVILLQGLSLIVTWFMLLYAQGLLAIQFLEFFYGLVTATEIAYYSYIYSIVDLNLYQKVTSYCRSATLVGYTVGSICGQVLVSVAKWSLFSLNVISLTSVSVAFAVAWFLPMPQKSLFFHHILRSQARGEMKVLDCKNGAVIRDDPALKRVPGWEDIESKVPLNVEEHSAETQSVQEQKVDISKVLKELWRDFLQCYSSRPMLCWSVWWAFSTCGYFQVINYTQGLWEMVLPSQNFKIYNGGVEAVSTLLGAVAVFAVGYVKVSWATWGEVALALFSLLIAAAVYVMDTVRNIWVCYASYIIFRIVYMLLITIATFQIATNLSMERYALVFGINTFIALALQTLLTLIVVDSSGLGLNIFTQFMIYASYFAAISLVFLVSGIYSVLKNYRRREEMPSRSTASPP